In Streptomyces sp. SN-593, a single genomic region encodes these proteins:
- a CDS encoding eCIS core domain-containing protein has translation MHAHEQVNEAAAARRPRSSALPRPAVAGPPPARGMTAAGVLALQRTAGNSALTRALDEEARHTHGAGCGHGPSVQRSQVHDVLSGSGRALAAPLRAEMEARLGADFGDVRVHDDSAARRSAASLGARAYTSGNHVVVGEGGADKHTLAHELTHVIQQRSGPVAGTATADGLRVSDPGDAFERAAESNAQRAMSGPVPVQTAPERDGTGRGGPEAGQQASPAPELAGTPAIQRVTVPSSRPSGSGITATQSGGRTTSIEMLNSGSLAGSPPSQDPPGFDYIRALRLTNFWIRFHLINNIAGGPGTAANLVPASKRDNANYEHSIEALLKATVSQVRRTNRTLQPGQQKDYVYFGVDVHYAHQPSRRPNNMTQRQYDAAGNFVNGLTIYHRVYDGAARTWTVHHDGTYFGFHDRQPTDPGTHVRLSQLDMTDLRQLTGNYRGWNNDDLYFLNDLGTTRRAEFEGLIDHYGATGPAESVLHAFHHIPFSLPRQSSRSRRPTAQPTTFADRMGAGADGALQYLALAISGGSLTIR, from the coding sequence ATGCACGCGCACGAACAGGTCAACGAGGCCGCCGCCGCCAGGCGTCCGCGGTCGTCCGCCCTGCCCCGCCCGGCGGTCGCCGGACCGCCGCCCGCCCGCGGGATGACCGCCGCCGGCGTCCTCGCCCTGCAGCGCACCGCGGGCAACTCCGCCCTGACCCGCGCGCTCGACGAGGAGGCGCGGCACACGCACGGCGCCGGCTGCGGGCACGGCCCGTCCGTCCAGCGCTCGCAGGTGCACGACGTGCTGAGCGGCTCCGGCCGGGCACTCGCCGCCCCGCTGCGCGCGGAGATGGAGGCGCGGCTCGGCGCCGACTTCGGCGACGTCCGCGTCCACGACGACAGCGCCGCCCGGCGTTCGGCCGCGTCGCTGGGAGCGCGCGCCTACACCTCGGGCAACCACGTGGTGGTGGGCGAGGGCGGCGCCGACAAGCACACGCTCGCCCACGAGCTCACCCACGTCATCCAGCAGCGCTCCGGCCCGGTCGCCGGCACGGCCACCGCCGACGGGCTGCGGGTCAGCGACCCGGGCGACGCCTTCGAGCGGGCCGCGGAGAGCAACGCCCAGCGGGCGATGTCCGGCCCGGTGCCGGTGCAGACCGCGCCGGAGCGCGACGGGACCGGACGGGGCGGCCCGGAGGCGGGCCAGCAGGCTTCACCCGCACCGGAGTTGGCCGGCACCCCGGCCATCCAGCGGGTCACGGTGCCGTCCAGCAGGCCGTCGGGCAGCGGGATCACGGCGACGCAGAGCGGCGGCCGCACCACGTCGATCGAGATGCTGAACAGCGGCAGCCTGGCCGGCTCCCCGCCCTCGCAGGACCCGCCCGGCTTCGACTACATCCGCGCGCTGCGGCTGACGAACTTCTGGATCCGCTTCCACCTGATCAACAACATCGCGGGCGGCCCCGGCACCGCGGCGAACCTCGTGCCGGCCTCCAAGCGGGACAACGCCAACTACGAGCACTCGATCGAGGCGCTGCTCAAGGCCACGGTCTCCCAGGTGCGGCGGACCAACCGCACGCTCCAGCCCGGGCAGCAGAAGGACTACGTCTACTTCGGCGTCGACGTCCACTACGCGCACCAGCCGTCGCGGCGACCGAACAACATGACCCAGCGGCAGTACGACGCCGCCGGGAACTTCGTGAACGGACTGACGATCTACCACCGCGTGTACGACGGGGCGGCCCGGACCTGGACCGTGCACCACGACGGCACGTACTTCGGGTTCCACGACCGCCAGCCGACCGACCCCGGCACGCACGTGCGGCTGTCCCAGCTCGACATGACCGACCTGCGGCAGCTCACCGGCAACTACCGCGGCTGGAACAACGACGACCTGTACTTCCTCAACGACCTCGGCACCACCCGCCGGGCGGAGTTCGAGGGGCTGATCGACCACTACGGCGCCACCGGCCCGGCCGAGTCGGTGCTGCACGCCTTCCACCACATCCCCTTCTCCCTCCCGCGGCAGAGCTCGCGGAGCAGGAGGCCGACCGCCCAGCCGACGACCTTCGCCGACCGCATGGGCGCCGGAGCCGACGGCGCGCTGCAGTACCTGGCGCTGGCGATCTCCGGCGGGTCCCTCACCATCCGCTGA
- a CDS encoding hydrolase — protein MSLWTSLEPPSATVDAGSSTIVRLRLRNTGDVVDEYRFTPVGDLAPYITVEPPTLRLYPGTVDTVQLTVAPPRTPDATAGPNPYGVQVVPTENPEATTVPEGNITITPFTEVRAELVPHTVKGRFRGRPKLAVDNLGNTKLTASIVGTDNGDQIAYEIHPANVQIEPGRAAFVKATLRPQRITWFGRKENRPFRLAVQRSGATPLDVDGTWVQRGVLPRFLATFLGLLVGLVVAAVALWFAYKPQVGSLAQPKVEQAVATTLPTPTPSLTTPPPTTQAPTTPPPPTTSGTSGGGASTPKKKAPPATAATAVKKLAANDPTGRHICYRVYVADKGWTKPSCDGVTAGSTDDDSGTIEALNVAVSGVGGTSGNAYRQDGGWNNVPWKGADDEADMYVGTTGKGLGLSGFAVGVKTGDVCRNAYLRGGGWGGVSCNDPTQSNQNWIFGGTTDETKSLTAVRLTV, from the coding sequence GTGAGCCTTTGGACCTCCCTCGAACCCCCGTCCGCCACGGTCGACGCCGGCAGTTCGACCATCGTGCGGCTGCGGCTGCGCAACACGGGCGACGTCGTGGACGAGTACCGCTTCACACCGGTCGGGGACCTCGCGCCCTACATCACCGTGGAGCCGCCGACGCTGCGGCTCTACCCCGGCACCGTCGACACGGTCCAGCTCACCGTCGCCCCGCCGCGCACCCCGGACGCCACCGCCGGGCCCAACCCGTACGGCGTCCAGGTGGTGCCCACCGAGAACCCCGAGGCCACCACGGTCCCGGAGGGCAACATCACCATCACGCCCTTCACCGAGGTGCGCGCCGAACTGGTGCCGCACACCGTCAAGGGGCGCTTCCGGGGCCGGCCGAAGCTCGCGGTGGACAACCTCGGCAACACCAAGCTGACCGCCTCGATCGTCGGCACCGACAACGGCGACCAGATCGCGTACGAGATCCACCCGGCCAACGTCCAGATCGAGCCCGGCCGGGCCGCCTTCGTGAAGGCCACCCTCAGGCCGCAGCGGATCACCTGGTTCGGGCGCAAGGAGAACCGCCCCTTCCGGCTGGCGGTCCAGCGCTCGGGCGCCACCCCGCTCGACGTCGACGGCACCTGGGTCCAGCGCGGGGTGCTGCCGCGGTTCCTGGCCACCTTCCTCGGCCTGCTGGTCGGGCTGGTCGTCGCCGCCGTCGCGCTGTGGTTCGCCTACAAGCCGCAGGTGGGCAGCCTCGCGCAGCCGAAGGTGGAGCAGGCGGTCGCCACCACGCTGCCCACCCCGACGCCGTCGCTGACGACCCCGCCCCCCACCACCCAGGCGCCCACCACGCCGCCGCCCCCGACGACCTCCGGGACCTCGGGCGGCGGGGCCAGCACGCCGAAGAAGAAGGCGCCGCCGGCCACCGCCGCCACCGCCGTGAAGAAGCTCGCCGCGAACGACCCGACCGGCCGGCACATCTGCTACCGGGTCTACGTCGCCGACAAGGGCTGGACCAAGCCCTCCTGCGACGGCGTCACCGCGGGCTCGACGGACGACGACAGCGGCACCATCGAGGCCCTCAACGTCGCGGTCTCGGGTGTGGGCGGCACCTCCGGCAACGCCTACCGCCAGGACGGCGGCTGGAACAACGTCCCCTGGAAGGGCGCGGACGACGAGGCGGACATGTACGTCGGGACCACCGGCAAGGGCCTGGGCCTGTCCGGCTTCGCCGTCGGCGTCAAGACGGGCGACGTCTGCCGCAACGCCTACCTGCGCGGCGGCGGTTGGGGCGGCGTGTCCTGCAACGACCCGACCCAGTCCAACCAGAACTGGATCTTCGGCGGCACCACCGACGAGACGAAGTCGCTGACCGCCGTCCGGCTCACGGTCTGA
- a CDS encoding ATP-binding protein, whose amino-acid sequence MTAATPATAAEPDLAPAPGTDPLVTRLGLLRDRVALLVEHRSASDPTAADPLRGLYLTDEAVRHLLRPAAEDDADGAGPGFGPDAGAGFGTGAPDGLRGAAPAVDGSAGDGGDGGDGGDGGDGGDRLSLLAARLGLSALDARILLTALAPDLDRTFEPLYGYLNDDVSRRRATVGLALDLCGVPAHRAEGRARFHPSAPLTSLGLVVVEEDDRPFLSRSLRVPDRVAAHLVGDDTPDPVLAGRVSVLARAAVPDDPLVHRLAGRLAGGPATVYLREHREGDGTACAAAAFGAAGVPALHYAPAGRAPGGDGRGDEPGDQGGGPAAGQDPAGAATAALPHLLREARLRGHAILVAPVPDQPAAAAALVRALAVDDVTVVMAGTRPYDPQWSERDPLVLDAPRQRAGDLDTWSAALAGTAPASTGADRWDAAVPDAGAPDSGAPGTDGGPTTSGDAGPAVPAAGAPEFDLAPVVAPYRLGGDRIRRVARVARDLADFDGTPLTPAHLRLAARQQSASGLERHARRIRPAVGWEDLVLPDGPLAQLRELALRARHRDRVLGDWRLSAGGGRGRGVLALFAGGSGTGKTLSAEVVAAELGLDLYVVQLSSIVDKYVGETEKNLERVFTEADRTDAVLLFDEADSVFGKRSEVKDAHDRYANMESAYLLQRLESFDGIALLTTNLRANVDDAFTRRLDMVVDFPFPDAAQRLALWQHSLSHVPCADGIEPASVARQFELAGGSIRSAVVTAAYAAAGRGEPVGTADLLAGAQREYRKAGRLVLDDANGW is encoded by the coding sequence GTGACCGCCGCGACACCCGCCACCGCCGCGGAGCCGGACCTCGCCCCCGCACCCGGCACCGACCCCCTCGTCACCCGCCTCGGCCTGCTGCGCGACCGGGTCGCCCTGCTCGTCGAGCACCGCAGCGCCTCCGACCCGACCGCCGCCGATCCGCTGCGCGGCCTGTACCTGACCGACGAGGCGGTGCGGCACCTGCTGCGGCCGGCGGCCGAGGACGACGCCGACGGCGCGGGGCCCGGGTTCGGACCGGACGCCGGCGCGGGGTTCGGCACCGGCGCACCGGACGGCCTGCGCGGGGCGGCGCCCGCCGTCGACGGTTCCGCCGGTGACGGCGGTGACGGCGGTGACGGCGGTGACGGCGGTGACGGAGGTGACCGGCTGAGCCTGCTCGCCGCCCGGCTGGGCCTGTCCGCGCTGGACGCCCGCATCCTGCTCACCGCGCTCGCCCCCGACCTCGACCGGACCTTCGAGCCGCTCTACGGCTACCTCAACGACGACGTCAGCCGCCGCCGGGCGACCGTCGGCCTGGCGCTCGACCTGTGCGGGGTGCCCGCGCACCGCGCCGAGGGCCGCGCCCGCTTCCACCCGTCGGCGCCGCTGACCTCGCTGGGCCTGGTCGTGGTCGAGGAGGACGACCGCCCGTTCCTCAGCCGGTCCCTGCGGGTCCCGGACCGGGTCGCCGCGCACCTCGTCGGCGACGACACCCCGGACCCGGTGCTCGCCGGCCGGGTCAGCGTGCTCGCCCGCGCGGCCGTGCCGGACGACCCGCTGGTGCACCGCCTCGCCGGGCGCCTGGCGGGCGGCCCGGCGACGGTCTACCTGCGCGAGCACCGCGAGGGCGACGGCACCGCCTGCGCCGCGGCCGCCTTCGGCGCGGCCGGGGTACCGGCACTGCACTACGCCCCCGCGGGCCGAGCCCCCGGCGGCGACGGCCGCGGCGACGAACCCGGTGACCAGGGCGGCGGGCCCGCCGCGGGGCAGGACCCCGCCGGCGCGGCCACCGCCGCGCTCCCCCACCTGCTGCGCGAGGCACGGCTGCGCGGGCACGCGATCCTGGTGGCCCCCGTGCCCGACCAGCCCGCGGCCGCCGCCGCGCTCGTCCGCGCCCTCGCGGTCGACGACGTGACGGTGGTCATGGCCGGCACCCGGCCGTACGACCCGCAGTGGTCGGAGCGCGACCCGCTCGTGCTCGACGCGCCCAGGCAACGGGCCGGCGACCTCGACACCTGGTCCGCGGCCCTCGCGGGCACGGCTCCCGCGTCCACCGGCGCCGACCGGTGGGACGCGGCTGTCCCGGACGCGGGCGCCCCGGACTCGGGCGCCCCGGGGACGGACGGCGGTCCGACGACCTCCGGGGACGCCGGACCGGCCGTACCGGCCGCCGGCGCACCGGAGTTCGACCTCGCGCCGGTCGTCGCGCCCTACCGCCTCGGCGGCGACCGCATCCGCCGGGTCGCCCGGGTGGCCCGGGACCTGGCGGACTTCGACGGCACCCCGCTGACACCCGCGCACCTGCGGCTCGCCGCGCGGCAGCAGTCCGCGTCCGGGCTCGAACGCCACGCCCGCCGGATCAGGCCCGCCGTCGGCTGGGAGGACCTGGTGCTGCCGGACGGGCCGCTGGCGCAGTTGCGGGAGCTGGCCCTGCGCGCGCGCCACCGCGACCGGGTGCTCGGCGACTGGCGGTTGAGCGCCGGCGGCGGGCGGGGACGCGGTGTGCTGGCGCTGTTCGCCGGCGGCTCCGGCACCGGCAAGACCCTCTCCGCCGAGGTGGTCGCCGCCGAACTCGGCCTGGACCTCTACGTGGTGCAGCTCTCCTCGATCGTGGACAAGTACGTCGGCGAGACCGAGAAGAACCTGGAGCGCGTCTTCACCGAGGCCGACCGCACCGACGCGGTGCTCCTCTTCGACGAGGCCGACTCGGTGTTCGGCAAGCGGTCGGAGGTGAAGGACGCGCACGACCGCTACGCCAACATGGAGAGCGCCTACCTGCTCCAGCGGCTGGAGTCCTTCGACGGCATCGCGCTGCTGACCACCAACCTGCGGGCCAACGTGGACGACGCGTTCACCCGCCGGCTGGACATGGTGGTGGACTTCCCGTTCCCCGACGCCGCGCAGCGCCTGGCGCTGTGGCAGCACAGCCTGTCCCACGTGCCGTGTGCGGACGGCATCGAACCGGCTTCGGTGGCGCGGCAGTTCGAGCTGGCCGGCGGTTCGATCCGCAGCGCGGTGGTCACCGCGGCGTACGCCGCCGCCGGCCGCGGCGAGCCGGTCGGCACCGCGGACCTGCTGGCCGGCGCGCAGCGCGAGTACCGCAAGGCGGGGCGGCTGGTGCTGGACGACGCCAACGGCTGGTGA
- a CDS encoding DUF4255 domain-containing protein: MIHEVDEVLRGLLSGGALAGTGVDIAFEAPTRDWAARRNAPTIDAYLYDIREDVARRERGAISIRDEQGIVVRRRQPPRWYRLSYLVTAWTKQPQDEHRLLSAVLATLLPREVLPPEELTGALAALGLTIPLSVAGTQTDSRSFAEIWSALGGELKPSLDVTVTAPFPAYPEYDAGPPVTEGAGVRVRGTDGSLEGSAERHHRPRHLAERKEAARQAARGTLRDTSE; encoded by the coding sequence GTGATACACGAGGTGGACGAAGTCCTCAGGGGGCTGCTCTCCGGCGGCGCCCTGGCCGGCACCGGCGTGGACATCGCCTTCGAGGCGCCGACCCGGGACTGGGCCGCCCGGCGCAACGCGCCCACCATCGACGCCTACCTGTACGACATCCGCGAGGACGTCGCCCGGCGCGAGCGCGGCGCGATCTCGATCCGGGACGAGCAGGGCATCGTGGTGCGCAGGCGCCAACCGCCGCGCTGGTACCGGCTGTCGTACCTGGTCACGGCGTGGACGAAGCAGCCGCAGGACGAACACCGGCTGCTGTCCGCGGTGTTGGCCACCCTGCTGCCGCGCGAGGTGCTGCCCCCCGAGGAGCTGACCGGCGCGCTGGCCGCGCTCGGCCTGACCATCCCGCTCAGCGTCGCCGGCACGCAGACCGACTCCCGGTCGTTCGCCGAGATCTGGTCGGCCCTCGGCGGCGAGCTGAAGCCCTCCCTGGACGTCACCGTCACCGCGCCCTTCCCCGCCTACCCCGAGTACGACGCCGGGCCGCCGGTCACCGAGGGCGCGGGCGTGCGGGTGCGCGGCACCGACGGCTCCCTGGAGGGCTCGGCCGAGCGCCACCACCGGCCGCGCCACCTCGCCGAACGGAAGGAGGCGGCCCGCCAGGCCGCCCGCGGCACGCTCCGGGACACCTCCGAGTGA
- a CDS encoding helix-turn-helix transcriptional regulator, producing the protein MVLSTPSGPTVATARIPVTVHAPDPISLAGVTSQLSQRPEIRLVDEESRQPGTVAVLLAVALDESTLSRLRQLVRTDGVRAVLVANLIREAELLQVIDCGVGAIVWRHEATGQRILQAVLAASRGDGDLPSDLLGRLMTQVGIMHRNAKHLPGDPASGLTPREVDVLRLVAEGMETGEIAGKLSYSERTVKNVMHSLTTRLRLRNRAHAVAYALREGYI; encoded by the coding sequence GTGGTTCTCTCCACGCCCTCCGGGCCGACGGTGGCCACGGCCAGGATTCCCGTCACGGTCCACGCCCCCGACCCGATCTCGCTGGCGGGCGTCACCAGCCAGCTCAGCCAGCGGCCGGAGATCCGGCTGGTGGACGAGGAGAGCCGGCAGCCGGGCACCGTCGCTGTCCTGCTGGCGGTCGCGCTCGACGAGAGCACGCTGTCCCGGCTCCGCCAACTGGTGCGCACCGACGGGGTGCGCGCGGTGCTGGTGGCGAACCTGATCCGCGAGGCCGAGCTGCTCCAGGTGATCGACTGCGGGGTCGGCGCCATCGTCTGGCGCCACGAGGCGACCGGGCAGCGCATCCTCCAGGCGGTCCTCGCCGCCTCGCGCGGTGACGGCGACCTGCCCTCCGACCTGCTCGGCCGGCTCATGACGCAGGTCGGCATCATGCACCGCAACGCCAAGCACCTGCCCGGCGATCCGGCCTCCGGGCTGACCCCGCGTGAGGTCGACGTCCTGCGGCTGGTCGCCGAGGGCATGGAGACCGGCGAGATCGCGGGCAAGCTGTCGTACTCGGAACGGACCGTCAAGAACGTGATGCACAGCCTGACCACCCGGCTGCGGCTGCGCAACCGCGCGCACGCCGTGGCTTACGCGCTGCGCGAGGGCTACATCTGA
- a CDS encoding alkene reductase, with product MTTLFSSYRLGALTLPNRVVMAPMSRVRAAAGGLATPSMAAYYAQRATAGLIVSEGVQPNAVGQSNPGTPGLHTDEQTDSWREVTGAVHASGGRIFAQLMHGGRVSHPDTTGLRPIGPSAVAAAGDVFTPTGPQPAPVPRALETAEVPEQARSYAEAARRAVEAGFDGVELHGANGYLISQFLSSNANLRTDRYGGPVTHRIRFAVEAAAATVEAVGGDRTGIRLSPGADFWGVRDTDVPELYTQLLAELARVGVGYVHLEATADEEVLVALRRAWPGPLIMNPVLPMGPKQTGRDDADRWLDLGADLISFGRAFLSNPDLVERLRARLPIAPADETAYYQGGDAGYLTYTSHQYTA from the coding sequence GTGACGACCCTCTTCAGCAGCTACCGGCTCGGCGCGCTGACGCTGCCCAACCGCGTGGTCATGGCCCCGATGAGCAGGGTGCGGGCGGCCGCGGGCGGGTTGGCCACCCCGTCGATGGCGGCGTACTACGCCCAGCGGGCCACCGCCGGCCTGATCGTGTCGGAGGGGGTGCAGCCCAACGCGGTCGGGCAGTCCAACCCCGGCACGCCCGGCCTGCACACCGACGAGCAGACGGACTCCTGGCGGGAGGTGACCGGGGCGGTGCACGCCAGCGGTGGCCGGATCTTCGCGCAGCTCATGCACGGCGGCCGCGTCTCGCACCCCGACACCACCGGCCTCCGGCCGATCGGGCCGTCGGCCGTCGCCGCGGCCGGCGACGTGTTCACCCCGACCGGCCCGCAGCCCGCGCCGGTACCGCGCGCCCTGGAGACCGCCGAGGTGCCCGAACAGGCACGGTCCTACGCCGAAGCCGCCCGCCGCGCGGTCGAAGCGGGCTTCGACGGGGTCGAACTGCACGGCGCGAACGGCTACCTGATCTCCCAGTTCCTCTCCTCCAACGCCAACCTGCGCACCGACCGGTACGGCGGTCCGGTCACGCACCGCATCCGCTTCGCCGTCGAGGCGGCGGCCGCGACCGTCGAGGCGGTCGGCGGCGACCGGACCGGCATCCGGCTCTCGCCGGGCGCGGACTTCTGGGGCGTACGCGACACCGACGTCCCCGAGCTGTACACGCAGTTGCTCGCCGAGCTGGCCCGGGTCGGGGTGGGCTACGTGCACCTGGAGGCCACCGCCGACGAGGAGGTGCTGGTCGCGCTGCGCCGCGCCTGGCCCGGCCCGCTCATCATGAACCCGGTCCTCCCGATGGGCCCGAAGCAGACCGGCCGGGACGACGCCGACCGCTGGCTGGACCTGGGCGCGGACCTGATCAGCTTCGGCCGCGCCTTCCTCAGCAACCCCGACCTGGTCGAGCGCCTGCGGGCCCGCCTGCCGATCGCCCCAGCCGACGAGACCGCCTACTACCAGGGCGGCGACGCGGGCTACCTCACCTACACCTCGCACCAGTACACCGCCTGA
- a CDS encoding MerR family transcriptional regulator has product MRIGELASRAGVSVRSVRYYEEQGLLASTRSSGGQRRYTGHDVERVAFIQRLYAGGLSSRTILELLPCVDAPSEANSEAALERMAQERDRLSAHIAELEQTRASLDTLIETARDYREQLRSTAEGEALAS; this is encoded by the coding sequence GTGCGTATCGGGGAACTCGCGTCGAGGGCCGGAGTCAGCGTCCGGTCCGTGCGCTACTACGAGGAGCAGGGCCTGCTGGCGAGCACCCGCAGCTCCGGCGGCCAGCGGCGCTACACCGGCCACGATGTCGAACGGGTCGCCTTCATCCAGCGCCTGTACGCCGGCGGCCTGTCCAGCCGCACCATCCTGGAACTGCTGCCGTGCGTCGACGCGCCCAGCGAGGCCAACTCCGAGGCCGCGCTGGAGCGGATGGCGCAGGAGCGCGACCGGCTCTCGGCCCACATCGCCGAACTCGAACAGACCCGTGCCTCGCTGGACACCCTGATCGAGACCGCGCGGGACTACCGCGAGCAGTTGCGGAGCACGGCGGAGGGCGAAGCGCTGGCCTCGTGA
- a CDS encoding nuclear transport factor 2 family protein codes for MTELQTVVDRCAIDALRGEFADAGMTGDYDRLTALFTDDGVWRIPDGGIEFTGRAAIRAGVERLQANWEFFVQNVHAGSIRIDGDTATGRSYVAELGRTRGGASHVNHAIYHDRYRRTADGWRFAERSYEIRYVDSTPLAGTVPGPAERAPRG; via the coding sequence ATGACCGAGCTCCAGACCGTCGTCGACCGCTGCGCGATCGACGCGCTGCGCGGCGAGTTCGCCGACGCGGGCATGACCGGCGACTACGACCGGCTCACCGCCCTCTTCACCGACGACGGCGTGTGGCGCATCCCGGACGGCGGCATCGAGTTCACCGGCCGGGCCGCGATCCGCGCCGGCGTCGAACGGCTCCAGGCGAACTGGGAGTTCTTCGTCCAGAACGTCCACGCCGGCTCGATCCGGATCGACGGCGACACCGCGACGGGCCGCTCCTACGTCGCGGAGCTGGGGCGGACCCGGGGCGGCGCGTCCCACGTCAACCACGCGATCTACCACGACCGCTACCGGCGCACCGCGGACGGCTGGAGGTTCGCCGAGCGCAGCTACGAGATCCGGTACGTCGACTCGACCCCGCTGGCGGGCACCGTGCCCGGCCCGGCGGAAAGGGCGCCCCGGGGGTGA
- a CDS encoding DoxX family protein, giving the protein MSVFLWVVQTALAAAFALSGLVKATEPRERLVGRFPWAEDFSLPALRFIGAMGLLGAVGLVAPGASGVLPVLTPVAATGLAVMMALAGATHVRRGEPSGVVVAAVLLLLAALVAWGRFGPYGW; this is encoded by the coding sequence ATGAGCGTGTTCCTGTGGGTGGTGCAGACGGCGCTCGCCGCCGCGTTCGCCCTGTCCGGGCTGGTCAAGGCGACCGAGCCGAGGGAGCGGCTGGTCGGACGGTTCCCGTGGGCCGAGGACTTCTCGCTGCCGGCGCTGCGCTTCATCGGCGCGATGGGCCTGCTGGGCGCGGTCGGGCTGGTCGCCCCGGGCGCCAGCGGCGTCCTCCCGGTGCTGACCCCGGTCGCGGCGACCGGGCTGGCGGTGATGATGGCGCTCGCCGGCGCGACGCACGTGCGCCGCGGGGAGCCGTCCGGGGTGGTGGTGGCCGCCGTCCTCCTCCTGCTCGCCGCGCTCGTCGCCTGGGGGCGGTTCGGCCCCTACGGCTGGTGA
- the sigJ gene encoding RNA polymerase sigma factor SigJ, protein MSERRQLLNVAYRLLGSLADAEDVVQETYARWYAMSPRRQEAIASPGAWLTKVAGRICLDLLRSARTRRERYVGEWIPEPVPGRADLIGGWSGDEGDPADRITLDESLSMAFLVVLESMTPAERVAFILHDVFRYPFPEVAEIVGRTPAACRQLATSARRRVRSLPGLQPPTARHARVVRDFKRAWEAQDLDAMIGLLDPDASAVGDGGGVVAALLHPLHGSVPVAEYFVDLARRAEGVSILERTVNGRPGLLLRHEGATAAVLAFDIVDDRVVNVWAVRNPHKLGPWQED, encoded by the coding sequence ATGAGCGAGCGGCGGCAACTCCTCAACGTCGCCTACCGGTTGCTCGGCTCCCTCGCCGACGCCGAGGACGTCGTGCAGGAGACGTACGCCCGCTGGTACGCCATGTCGCCGCGCCGGCAGGAGGCGATCGCGTCCCCCGGCGCCTGGCTCACGAAGGTCGCCGGCCGGATCTGCCTGGACCTGCTCCGTTCCGCCCGGACCCGGCGGGAGCGCTACGTCGGCGAGTGGATTCCGGAGCCGGTGCCCGGCCGCGCGGACCTGATCGGCGGGTGGTCCGGCGACGAGGGCGATCCCGCCGACCGGATCACCCTCGACGAGTCGCTGTCCATGGCCTTCCTGGTGGTGCTGGAGTCGATGACCCCGGCCGAGCGCGTGGCGTTCATCCTGCACGACGTCTTCCGCTACCCCTTCCCCGAGGTCGCCGAGATCGTCGGCCGCACCCCGGCCGCCTGCCGCCAACTCGCCACGTCGGCCCGGCGCCGGGTCCGCTCGCTGCCGGGCCTCCAGCCCCCGACCGCCCGGCACGCGCGGGTGGTGCGGGACTTCAAGCGGGCGTGGGAGGCGCAGGACCTCGACGCGATGATCGGCCTGCTCGACCCCGACGCCAGCGCGGTCGGCGACGGCGGCGGTGTCGTCGCGGCCCTGCTGCACCCGCTGCACGGCAGCGTTCCGGTCGCCGAGTACTTCGTCGACCTCGCCCGCAGGGCCGAGGGCGTCTCGATCCTGGAGCGCACGGTCAACGGCCGCCCCGGCCTGCTGCTGCGCCACGAGGGCGCCACCGCGGCGGTGTTGGCGTTCGACATCGTGGACGACCGGGTGGTGAACGTGTGGGCGGTGCGCAACCCCCACAAGCTCGGCCCCTGGCAGGAGGACTAG